The stretch of DNA CCTCAGCTCGCCGAAACGGAGCTCGAACGGATCGAGCTGGTGGCGATTGCCGGTGGGAAGATCCTGTTGGTGATGACGCTGCGCTCGGCGGGGGTGCGCACCGTGTTCGTCGACGTTCCGGCCGAGCTGCCGCAGTCGACGCTGGTCTCCGTCACCCAGATCCTCAACGAGCGCCTGGCGGGACTTCCGCTCAGCGAGGTGCGCAAGTCGCTGTCGGCACGGCTACGGGACAGCTCGGGCGGAGATCCGGCGGCCACGGAGTTCCTGAACATCTTTATTCAATCGGCCGACGAGTGGCTGCAGTGGCCGCCGCCGGCTGGCGACGGCGTTCACCTCGGACGAGCCTCCGTGCTCGCCGACCAGCCCGAGTTCCAGCACGGCACCGGGCTGCGGAACCTGCTCGAGCTGACCGAGCGCACGGACCTCCTCAGCCGCGTCCTGGCCGCCCGCGTGGGCCAGGAGGGGCTGCAGATCAGCATTGGAACGGAGCACAAGAATCCCGAGCTGGCGGGTTTCACGGTCGTGACCTCCGAGTACAACGTCGGCGGCCTGCGGGGCGTGATCGGCGTGATCGGACCCACTCGTATGCCGTACGACCGCATCATCGGCCTGGTGGAAGGGACC from Longimicrobiaceae bacterium encodes:
- the hrcA gene encoding heat-inducible transcriptional repressor HrcA, producing the protein MKPQPLTEREQLVLEAVIRSYVETAEPAGSRTVVRRFNLGISPATVRNTMSDLEDKGYLFHPHTSAGRLPTDRAYRVYVDSLLEQPRVPVETESLRQELEAAGDRSAVEVVIRRAAQVLGVVTQELGIASSPQLAETELERIELVAIAGGKILLVMTLRSAGVRTVFVDVPAELPQSTLVSVTQILNERLAGLPLSEVRKSLSARLRDSSGGDPAATEFLNIFIQSADEWLQWPPPAGDGVHLGRASVLADQPEFQHGTGLRNLLELTERTDLLSRVLAARVGQEGLQISIGTEHKNPELAGFTVVTSEYNVGGLRGVIGVIGPTRMPYDRIIGLVEGTSRLISEFLT